The Toxoplasma gondii ME49 chromosome III, whole genome shotgun sequence genome includes a window with the following:
- the AP2III1 gene encoding AP2 domain transcription factor AP2III-1 (encoded by transcript TGME49_252370) encodes MELSPEARKARRPAARRLWGHLEEAVAKDIRLRSTQQRVEGRRGRLKGFEENPGRRRTRRSAAGRASAFLGKTATDAVESKDDAETDLNGKETSYGPVKERIRRKRGRPRNAPGASTVSPPGPRSRGREAAPTAGICGRREARDEGRRRAKRHTWRRNREAVDGEGRRGVRMTERLRRASLPSQEDSSRDPGSKRPKTVKAAPDSLTGSNPASFTARDRVSWNEGRESKAEHNASEVEASDRKSGGETRADTTKDHTLFHSGYGVEIAAKSRLAREHQIHTQAILKSPSSNENTVSSPVPRSLFPSSNASSAPFLNHRMPFSPSPGLLAQPPPAFPEPTSLPLSASLPLPPSISSLHSLPLSPSLPLPTSVSLSPSLPLSPSAPESLAAAQDGPDVFSVSPPAERRDVGGGSFVPEGACISSFSRAQLLQIRLLHMLFEHKTATLQPESLPGLSNDSQRPAFSPASTASTPGSSPPSLPAPAASQRHMPLVRAACALPGREEAKRSFTTTGPPDSVARCSGKADANKSTTSSTRSPTVCLSSSFPPRPAGANEFSSLATCEAPGHPVPAPSLLPVDLSHAPSLTGSPPLAQEAPAACRGRPVSLLEGESQGFASSVRGSGQESEEPRRLSERLGGDEAGRRSFSPLAAAGSSSRGEEGLERSAADFEEANEKEEQGKEDQEPHLSPSSLAPKILPRPATQSSPTACISRGKEHTMELSPGKNGRPPIGLFSATLEQTHAEAGCAETRSRNKVSPVSSPVGGDGAVTTQPLGEPPLAVTSSPLQRGREGPVVLFVHGLEPGGPEDREAVAGMAEEPTPHKNCRESEDASLYGSQLLHSQRQLRDRGHSSAESEASEEDSFEPGTTRSSPQATDRQVNPSSGSSTNAALRQKATGSEPTNSMFEFVEAHRLHSRPSWEAREEGVTGGAATDRGDSRLSVKSCGGLRKPLDASNTASVSVADDARPEKRLSTKDFFRRHYTGPTLPPHPSCALSFGTSSESEGEEGHAKKKKKERRVNVGAADALWQPHFHPHNQEFRVRYRYKGSMRLKTISCARFGREGAKRLTAAFVERWRLTGRRVAAKTHRSRLALVDLPQDTHLLPGYDKKRSGLASASTFSAASCSPASVQPFAHFYFARTPQLGSAPFPSLAPQGLTAPTTQAPQPFASCSSAAPMVPAPSAFPLVSRILATQAEKVQSFIPKPQVVPGAVGVASAHGVAGNYLALHEATRGTVDASPILPPQSGSGQFRHRPPHGILPPGPQTLGAEGLKPPFCHSVTASAIDLLEAKRLELAQLRRHSPFLPSPLLSVARSTTDLPRPIPGVSPSLLASRTSRPGLSLSQLPGGSMTRAASALPLPPTGLAASPLPLPSALLEASSTSSTASRPASGGEAYQVPSSICYPERAGRQMHACGSPLLSGASVFPSASPAASPAFASLSSLTSVLSPLFSENNSGQAPSKGVDDRQALVLRLHSKLRAPPQEALARPSSEEKRLSGAGFSRERGDTEAEPAGATSSQSVAEEPEASRSGPSADGCTESPRPGVKDSGQLDEGRCSPSVVTQSEADGEPGKNEERGTGREANKSNRRTANALNPRGPELPRDSRLHGDERSQDASETPGPPALGAERQSLENSGVECSEQRQRTGWSHENGAQVDGREVPSHPLVFQPSRDRPKEASGMSEPHMGLSVSGGCRHETSLRWRGGDSAAHQNIYAAGFRGRAAFMRVPSSAVHPPAALSSAVPSSVLATGVAPAPGAALGTLSMEGVGWAGGLGLSAAGASPPGAVRTPFLASAQPSGLNVQASETGVNSPEGSNSVQVLSGFSPPVSPAPLYKLKPSPEAPFPQHPLIHSSVPEFSPLPPPSLFPANDACGRPSGSALAAPTWWGLPATRGTTPLARDVLALQLSQMPPVSECFLEQSARANRSLSGVQTDDSGRATNFATVGFSASVGAVCHRLSAGCAIEQTNGI; translated from the exons ATGGAACTTTCGCCTGAAGcgcggaaggcgaggcggccAGCGGCGCGACGTCTGTGGGGACATCTCGAAGAAGCCGTGGCAAAGGACATTCGCTTGCGTTCCACTCAGCAAAGAGtagaaggaagacgaggaagactgAAAGGATTTGAGGAGAACCCTGGCCGCCGGCGCACGCGACGGAGCGCCGCAGGCCGGGCCTCCGCATTCCTTGGAAAGACGGCCACGGACGCTGTAGAAAGCAAAGACGATGCCGAAACCGACTTGAAtgggaaggaaacgagctATGGACCCGTCAAAGAGAGAATTCGCAGGAAACGCGGGAGGCCCAGAAACGCGCCCGGGGCTTCAACTGTCTCCCCTCCAGGCCCGCGATCAAGGGGGCGGGAGGCCGCACCGACGGCGGGGATTTGTGGGCgccgagaggcgcgagatgaagggcgaaggcgagcgaagagacacacgtGGAGAAGGAACCGAGAGGCTGTGGAtggagaagggaggcgagGCGTTCGGATGACAGAGCGACTCCGCAGAGCGTCGCTTCCAAGTCAGGAAGACTCGTCTAGAGACCCTGGCAGTAAGAGGCCAAAAACGGTGAAAGCGGCGCCGGACTCGCTCACGGGGTCGAACCCAGCGTCCTTCACAGCTCGAGACAGAGTCTCATGGAatgaaggacgagaaagcaaggCGGAGCACAATGCGTCGGAGGTGGAAGCGAGCGACCGGAAaagtggaggagaaacgcgtgcAGACACCACAAAAGACCACACGCTGTTTCACTCGGGTTACGGAGTTGAGATCGCAGCAAAGTCAAGGCTCGCTCGTGAACACCAAATCCACACTCAGGCAATCCTGAAAAGCCCCAGCTCAAACGAAAACACAGTGTCTTCTCCGGTCCCTCGCTccctctttccctcctcaAACGCATCGAGTGCACCCTTTCTAAATCACAGAATGCcattctcgccttctccaggcCTCCTGGCGCAGCCGCCTCCCGCGTTCCCAGAACCgacttctctccctttgtcaGCTTCGCTACCTCTACCTCCGTCTATCTCTTCATTGCattctctccctttgtcaCCTTCGCTACCGCTACCTACTTCTGTCTCTTTAtcgccctctctccctttgtcaCCCTCTGCCCCAGAGTCTCTGGCTGCGGCTCAAGATGGCCCTGACGTTTTCAGCGTGTCTCCACCGGCCGAGCGGCGTGACGTCGGAGGAGGCTCCTTTGTCCCGgaaggcgcatgcatttcGAGTTTTTCCCGGGCTCAACTTCTGCAaattcgtcttcttcacatgTTGTTCGAGCATAAAACTGCGACGCTGCAACCGGAATCTCTCCCGGGCCTGTCCAACGACTCTCAGCGCCCCGCgttctcgcctgcgtcgaCTGCCTCGACGCCTGGatcttctcccccttcgtTGCCAGCTCCAGCGGCTTCTCAAAGGCATATGCCGCTTGTCCGTGCCGCCTGTGCTCTGCCGGGccgggaagaagcgaagagaagttTCACAACAACAGGTCCACCGGACAGTGTCGCTCGCTGTTCCGGTAAGGCGGACGCGAACAAGTCGACGACCTCATCGACGCGGTCCCCcactgtctgtctctcttcctctttccctccCCGTCCTGCAGGCGCCAACGAgttctcttccctcgctaCCTGCGAGGCCCCCGGACACCCTGTGCCAGCCCCGAGCCTGCTCCCTGTCGATCTCTCTCACGCGCCGTCCCTCACCGGGTCCCCGCCGCTCGCGCAGGAAGCTCCAGCTGCATGCCGGGGGCGTcccgtgtctctgcttgaGGGCGAAAGCCAGGGCTTCGCTTCCTCAGTGCGGGGGAGTGGccaagaaagcgaagagccGCGGCGACTCTCAGAGCGTTTGGGAGGCGATGAGGCAGGCAGGCGATCCTTTTCCCCTCTGGCGGCGGCGGGCAGCAGTagccgaggagaagagggcctAGAGAGAAGTGCGGCGGACTTTGAAGAGGcgaacgaaaaagaggaacaaggaaaagaagaccaAGAGCCACACCTGTCCCCGTCGTCTCTCGCCCCGAAAATCCTTCCAAGACCCGCGACCCAAAGCTCCCCTACCGCTTGTATCTCTCGTGGAAAGGAACACACGATGGAGCTGTCTCCAGGTAAAAACGGTCGTCCGCCAATTGGTCTGTTCTCTGCGACTCTGGAGCAGACCCACGCAGAAGCCGGTTGTGCTGAAACGCGCTCGAGAAACaaagtgtctcctgtctctaGCCCCGTCGGAGGCGACGGGGCAGTGACGACACAACCGCTTGGAGAGCCTCCCCTCGCGGTgacttcctcgcctcttcagCGGGGCCGAGAGGGCCCAGTAGTCTTGTTTGTGCACGGGCTCGAGCCTGGGGGACCAGAAGACAGGGAGGCAGTCGCGGGGATGGCAGAAGAGCCAACCCCACACAAAAACTGTCGAGAGTCAGAAGACGCGTCTCTCTATGGGTCGCAGCTGTTGCATTCACAAAGACAGCTGAGAGACCGGGGACACAGCAGCGCGGAGTCCGAAGCATCCGAGGAAGACTCGTTTGAGCCAGGCACGACGCGGAGCTCGCCGCAAGCGACCGACAGGCAGGTGAATCCTTCATCGGGTTCGTCGACGAATGCTGCGCTCcgacagaaggcgacaggaaGCGAGCCGACCAACAGCATGTTTGAGTTCGTTGAGGCCCACAGGCTCCACTCGAGGCCGAGTTGggaggcaagagaagaaggtgtAACAGGAGGGGCGGCGACTGACCGGGGCGActctcgcctgtctgtgAAGAGTTGCGGGGGCCTGAGAAAGCCTCTCGATGCATCGAACACCGCTTCAGTCTCTGTCGCGGACGACGCCCGACCTGAGAAACGCCTCTCGACGAAAGACTTCTTCCGGCGACACTACACAGGTCCTACGCTGCCACCGCACCCATCctgcgctctctctttcggaacgagcagcgaaagcgagggcgaggaaggccatgcaaaaaaaaagaagaaggaacgtcGAGTGAACGTGGGCGCTGCTGACGCCTTGTGGCAACCGCACTTCCACCCTCACAACCAG GAATTCCGGGTGCGATACAGATACAAGGGAAGCATGAGGCTGAAGACGATCTCCTGCGCTCGCTTTGGCCGCGAGGGGGCGAAGCGCTTGACGGCGGCGTTCGTGGAGAGATGGCGCCTGACCGGAAGAAGGGTCGCCGCGAAGACTCACCGCTCGCGGCTGGCCCTTGTAGACCTTCCCCAAGACACGCATCTTCTCCCTGGGTACGACAAGAAGCGCAGTGGACTCGCGTCGGCTTCCACCTTCTCTGCGGCCTCTTGCTCTCCCGCTTCGGTCCAGCCGTTCGCGCATTTCTACTTCGCTCGCACCCCACAGCTCGGCTCCGCGCCCTTTCCCTCTCTGGCCCCTCAGGGCCTCACTGCCCCGACGACTCAGGCACCCCAGCCTTTCGCATCCTGCTCCAGCGCAGCTCCCATGGTCCCCGCGCCTTCCGCCTTCCCCCTTGTGTCTCGAATTCTCGCCACTCAAGCGGAAAAGGTTCAGTCTTTCATCCCGAAACCCCAGGTCGTCCCCGGTGCAGTGGGAGTTGCCAGTGCGCATGGAGTTGCCGGCAACTACCTGGCTCTGCATGAAGCCACCCGAGGCACGGTCGACGCTTCACCGATCCTGCCTCCTCAGTCTGGCTCTGGACAGTTTCGACATCGCCCCCCACACGGGATTCTTCCTCCTGGACCCCAGACACTCGGCGCTGAGGGCCTCAAGCCCCCCTTCTGTCATAGCGTAACTGCATCTGCCATCGACCTATTGGAGGCGAAACGCCTTGAGCTAG CTCAGCTCCGCCGCcactctccctttctcccctctccccttctctccgtcgcacGCTCCACGACGGACCTTCCGCGACCCATCCCGGGAGTGTCTCCGAGCTTGCTCGCTTCCAGAACGAGTCGCCCAggtctgtcgctgtctcaACTTCCTGGAGGTTCCATGACccgcgccgcctctgccCTTCCCCTTCCGCCGACTGgactcgctgcttctcccttgCCTCTGCCGTCTGCGCTTCTCGAGGCGAGTTCGACTTCCTCCACCGCCAGCCGGCCCGCGAGTGGCGGGGAGGCTTACCAGGTGCCGTCTTCCATCTGTTACCCTGAACGCGCAGGCCGgcaaatgcatgcgtgtggTTCTCCCCTCCTGTCTGGtgcgtctgtttttccttctgcttctccggcaGCCTCccccgccttcgcctcgctctcctcgctgaCTTCGGTGTTatctccccttttctcagAGAACAACTCTGGGCAAGCGCCTTCGAAGGGTGTCGACGACCGGCAGGCCCTAGTGCTGCGTCTCCACAGTAAGTTGAGAGCACCGCCCCAGGAGGCGTTAGCGCGGCCTTCAtcggaagaaaaacgactttCCGGGGCTGGCTTCTCCCGAGAACGTGGCGACACAGAAGCAGAGCCTGCAGGCGCCACGAGTAGCCAGAGCGTCGCAGAGGAACCGGAAGCCTCCCGGTCCGGTCCTTCGGCAGATGGGTGCACAGAGTCACCGCGGCCCGGAGTCAAAGACTCAGGACAACTGGACGAGGGAAGGTGTTCGCCTTCTGTGGTGACGCAGAGTGAAGCTGACGGCGAACCcggaaagaacgaagagaggggCACCGGTCGAGAGGCCAATAAGTCTAACAGACGAACGGCGAACGCGCTTAACCCACGCGGCCCAGAGCTCCCGCGCGATTCTCGCCTGCATGGGGACGAGAGGAGCCAGGATGCATCGGAGACGCCTGGGCCTCCCGCTTTgggcgcagagagacagtctTTGGAAAACAGTGGAGTGGAGTGCAGTGAACAGCGTCAACGGACAGGCTGGTCACACGAGAACGGAGCCCAGGTCGATGGGAGGGAGGTTCCTTCGCACCCCCTCGTCTTTCAGCCTTCCCGGGACCGTCCTAAGGAAGCTTCAGGGATGTCTGAACCGCATATGGGGCTCTCTGTCTCAGGCGGGTGCAGGCACGAGACTTCTCTCAGGTGGAGGGGAGGTGACTCAGCAGCCCACCAGAATATTTACGCGGCGGGGTTTCGGGGACGCGCGGCATTTATGAGGGTGCCCTCATCTGCAGTGCATCCTCCCGCGGCTCTTTCCTCCGCAGTGCCCTCGTCGGTTCTGGCAACAGGCGTGGCTCCTGCGCCCGGAGCAGCACTGGGAACTCTTTCGATGGAAGGCGTCGGCTGGGCCGGAGGCCTCGGCCTGAGCGCAGCTGGAGCGTCGCCTCCAGGTGCAGTGCGGACGccgtttctcgcgtctgctcAGCCTTCTGGTTTGAATGTGCAAGCAAGCGAAACAGGAGTGAACTCTCCGGAAGGCTCGAATTCGGTGCAGGTTTTGTCCGGTTTCAGCCCTCCAGTTTCCCCCGCGCCCCTGTACAAGCTGAAGCCTTCGCCAGAGGCGCCTTTCCCTCAGCATCCATTGATTCACTCTTCGGTCCCGGAattttctccacttccacCTCCGTCGCTCTTCCCCGCAAATGACGCCTGCGGACGCCCGTCCGGATCCGCGCTCGCCGCACCCACTTGGTGGGGTCTCCCAGCAACTCGCGGAACGACGCCGCTTGCGAGGGACGTTCTGGCGCTGCAACTTTCTCAGATGCCTCCAGTCAGCGAGTGTTTCCTCGAGCAAAGCGCGCGAGCGAACCGCAGCCtctcaggtgtacagacCGACGATTCTGGGCGAGCGACGAACTTTGCTACTGTGGGGTTTTCAGCCAGTGTCGGTGCAGTATGTCACCGGTTGTCTGCCGGATGTGCCATCGAGCAGACGAATGGAATATGA
- the ROP24 gene encoding rhoptry kinase family protein ROP24 (incomplete catalytic triad) (encoded by transcript TGME49_252360~Signal peptide predicted by SignalP 2.0 HMM (probability 0.991) with cleavage site probability 0.538 at residue 21), with protein MATRSFLFVFLALSSLGGLCSEYATQRPLEPYRGETERPLPERLGQKMYISVVQHKTLSFSRSSGGPFRRQNPQTWPNFVQLTSTSGVPHRRRERVADADEPTTSTGNRRDRAFPLRSWLRHAIRRLGVGANNRRQGVQHKEVLPSTEVASIVTLLQQLQQEIGRCRLQQRTNAHLEDTVTILFFRRGSTRVLLSDGGRHTRNIRYDGEILGSGPWSLVLRVMDVDENQEYALKVARLRASLSGAAGYRQLLRQGLLHHRFTPPVSPHHALWCLQLMVAIDLLKLPRIPRFVREPSSRLTIANRFLLLPLAYTDLLAVLRALFTRQDVSESPGGFLARLHMTAQVVKALASYHSQGFVHGDLKPQKFLVMANGSLVLGGFTEVRTPGALRSGDVFTESYLPPEHLDRNSVYSFESDTWQLGLTIYQIWCLLLPFGLMTPFVAEGPERRVFEEVVQHPGVQPSFNDPDCFSNVPEYIEMMVHHMLQFHPEDRPRPADILISDNFQRLQDHIQRLERSQEEEESVHGSPAGTLSRNP; from the coding sequence ATGGCAACGCGTTCATTCCTTTTCGTGTTTTTGGCGCTCTCGTCCCTTGGGGGTCTGTGTAGCGAGTATGCTACTCAACGACCACTAGAACCGTACAGAGGTGAAACCGAACGGCCGCTGCCTGAACGCTTGGGCCAAAAGATGTACATTTCAGTAGTGCAACATAAGACACTCTCGTTCAGTCGTAGCTCTGGGGGCCCGTTCCGTCGTCAAAACCCTCAGACGTGGCCGAATTTTGTTCAACTTACCAGCACGTCTGGGGTGCCCCACCGGCGACGCGAAAGGGTAGCCGACGCTGATGAACCGACAACAAGTACGGGCAATCGTCGCGACAGAGCGTTCCCTCTCCGTTCATGGCTTCGACACGCAATACGGCGTTTAGGTGTAGGTGCAAACAACCGGAGACAAGGCGTCCAACATAAGGAGGTCTTGCCGTCTACCGAAGTGGCATCGATAGTGACactgctgcagcagctgcagcaggaGATCGGGCGGTGCCGCCTGCAACAACGGACCAATGCACATTTGGAAGACACAGTTACGATACTCTTTTTCCGCCGGGGTTCCACAAGAGTGCTCTTGTCCGATGGCGGGAGACATACGCGAAACATACGCTATGATGGTGAAATTCTCGGCTCGGGGCCGTGGTCCCTTGTCTTGCGCGTGATGGATGTCGACGAGAATCAGGAGTACGCTTTGAAGGTCGCTCGACTGCGTGCTTCGCTATCTGGCGCTGCCGGATACCGGCAACTCTTAAGACAGGGCCTACTCCACCACAGGTTCACACCGCCTGTTTCTCCGCATCACGCGTTGTGGTGCTTGCAGTTGATGGTCGCTATTGACCTCCTCAAGCTTCCACGCATTCCCAGGTTCGTCAGAGAACCTAGCTCACGACTAACAATTGCAAACCGTTTCCTCTTGCTGCCGCTCGCGTATACTGACCTTCTGGCAGTACTGCGGGCGCTGTTCACCAGACAGGATGTCAGCGAAAGCCCCGGCGGTTTTCTTGCTCGACTGCACATGACCGCTCAAGTTGTGAAGGCGCTGGCGAGCTACCACAGCCAAGGCTTCGTCCACGGAGACCTAAAGCCACAGAAATTCTTGGTCATGGCAAATGGAAGCCTTGTTCTAGGTGGTTTCACAGAGGTCCGCACCCCCGGCGCACTGCGCTCCGGCGACGTATTCACTGAGTCGTACCTGCCTCCGGAGCATCTAGACCGAAACAGCGTCTACTCATTTGAAAGTGATACCTGGCAGCTGGGCTTGACCATATACCAGATATGGTGTTTGCTGCTACCGTTCGGGCTGATGACACCATTCGTTGCCGAGGGCCCAGAACGCCGTGTTTTTGAAGAAGTCGTGCAGCACCCCGGGGTTCAACCGTCGTTCAACGATCCTGACTGCTTCTCGAATGTTCCGGAGTATATCGAGATGATGGTACATCACATGCTTCAGTTCCATCCAGAAGACCGCCCAAGACCAGCTGATATCCTCATCAGCGATAACTTCCAGCGACTCCAGGATCACATTCAGCGTTTGGAGCGGTcgcaggaagaggaagagtcgGTCCACGGCAGTCCAGCAGGAACACTCTCCCGTAATCCCTGA
- a CDS encoding hypothetical protein (encoded by transcript TGME49_252350) produces the protein MDIQLTANSPSNKRWPGRDFGPHAPPKHWMQCIREWTVDHEDLLELDEYQLASMNEFDRQLRSTGQLPFLPEEPGAVADQRRPLSPRSRPEGSNSFFCLSPLKTLRILSEKRRREQAPQLLLEQVPHYLPAWVSTESQWPPVEKETTGELPEEQGNRPVNSPAWQLFSGNTSIDNLFQVCTGASSGNNSCLAPVFENSVVASDIAGVNSHPRKEDSHDLPPRNEQAHGVCERLPTVLGNECVRTPSESPTPCGWPPYIAELTAPGPWKRSVESVSDHQPIEPKTTEEENGGHWERNGETAFSTRGTCDFYGAPNGDSQGLWLVEGRDNHPNKLPSQTEAVFLPLRIRGDTRYGGMVHGEVRQEPESQNIDRPFFPRNAMSVQNVPQWQTSGGRSRGMQGEQMQQMYGPNTNRDWKPGERMDWNVSPSSESQPILRPPLYSRLSSYGCAESSALPGGAQRYEEEYPSFVPPQSFPPLLSNAGSGNPRGAVGASRPVKSWAIMFPHRPAPYEETHRLAPREALDTQQPGADQQQQMVLSPVEECSHPLNEGEWENIQRYQQNKTGSSGEGFCLKDEYPGYTAFATGPSVRGVPEGQHVWMPKQRMEDAWKREERRDGVRYEQERVTVAERGNITVRASETITEAFATLLNAERGAAAASRKKEQQEERVEHWCEQQPLRAPNRGSSVNMVGVGKTGRRRRGKKF, from the coding sequence ATGGATATCCAACTGACCGCAAACTCACCGTCAAACAAGCGATGGCCAGGTCGTGATTTTGGTCCCCATGCCCCGCCCAAGCATTGGATGCAGTGTATCCGAGAATGGACAGTGGACCATGAAGATCTGCTCGAATTGGATGAATATCAACTTGCCAGCATGAACGAGTTTGACCGCCAGCTGCGGTCCACTGGTCAACTACCTTTTTTACCAGAGGAACCGGGTGCTGTTGCAGACCAGCGGAGACCTCTGAGTCCTCGAAGCAGACCTGAAGGGAGCAACTCCTTTTTTTGCTTGTCTCCGCTCAAAACACTCCGTATTCTTTCTGAAAAGCGCCGCAGGGAACAGGCGCCTCAACTCTTACTAGAGCAGGTACCTCATTACCTGCCGGCATGGGTTTCTACAGAGTCTCAGTGGCCCCCTGTGGAAAAAGAAACTACAGGCGAACTTCCAGAAGAACAGGGAAACCGGCCTGTTAATTCACCTGCTTGGCAGCTCTTCAGTGGGAACACTTCCATCGACAATTTGTTTCAGGTGTGTACGGGGGCGTCGTCAGGTAATAATTCTTGCTTGGCTCCGGTATTTGAGAATTCTGTCGTGGCATCTGACATTGCAGGTGTTAACAGCCACCCTCGCAAAGAAGATTCACATGACCTTCCTCCAAGAAACGAACAAGCCCATGGTGTTTGCGAGCGTCTCCCCACAGTTTTGGGGAACGAGTGTGTCCGGACACCATCAGAAAGCCCTACACCTTGTGGGTGGCCGCCTTACATTGCTGAGCTTACGGCACCGGGCCCGTGGAAGAGAAGTGTAGAAAGCGTTAGCGATCACCAGCCGATCGAGCCCAAGaccacagaggaagaaaacggaggacACTGGGAGAGGAATGGGGAAACAGCTTTCTCGACCAGGGGTACATGTGACTTCTACGGTGCGCCAAACGGTGATTCGCAGGGCCTCTGGCTTgtggaaggcagagacaacCACCCGAATAAGTTGCCAAGCCAAACTGAAGCGGTGTTCTTGCCTCTTCGTATACGGGGGGACACAAGGTACGGGGGCATGGTTCACGGCGAAGTCAGGCAAGAACCCGAAAGCCAAAACATAGACAGACCCTTTTTCCCGCGGAACGCGATGTCTGTGCAAAACGTTCCTCAGTGGCAAACTTCTGGGGGACGAAGTCGAGGGATGCAGGGGGAACAGATGCAACAGATGTATGGGCCAAATACGAATCGAGACTGgaaacctggtgagagaaTGGATTGGAATGTatcgccttcttcagagTCACAGCCCATCCTGAGACCCCCTCTGTACTCTCGTCTATCCTCCTACGGATGCGCAGAATCATCTGCTCTTCCTGGAGGGGCTCAGAGGTACGAAGAAGAATACCCATCCTTTGTACCCCCTCAGAGCTTTCCCCCACTTCTGTCAAACGCCGGCTCGGGCAACCCACGGGGAGCCGTTGGAGCCAGTCGGCCTGTGAAAAGTTGGGCTATTATGTTTCCACATCGTCCGGCCCCCTacgaggagacacaccgATTGGCACCTCGCGAGGCGTTAGACACACAGCAGCCAGGCGCTGATCAGCAACAGCAAATGGTGTTGAGCCCGGTGGAGGAGTGCAGCCACCCTCTGAATGAAGGCGAGTGGGAAAACATCCAACGTTACCAGCAGAACAAAACAGGTTCGAGTGGTGAAGGGTTCTGCCTCAAAGACGAGTACCCTGGTTACACGGCGTTCGCCACAGGCCCATCAGTGAGAGGTGTTCCTGAAGGCCAGCACGTGTGGATGCCAAAGCAAAGGATGGAAGATGcatggaagagagaagagcgcagaGACGGCGTGCGATATGAACAAGAAAGAGTTACCGTAGCTGAAAGGGGCAATATAACAGTTCGAGCAAGCGAGACGATCACTGAAGCTTTTGCCACGCTTCTAAACGCTGAGCGGggcgctgcagctgcgagccggaagaaagagcaacaagaagaaagagtggAACACTGGTGTGAACAGCAGCCTCTCCGTGCTCCAAATCGTGGGTCGTCGGTAAACATGGTGGGTGTGGGGAAGActgggaggaggagaagagggaagaagttttga